Proteins encoded within one genomic window of Dromaius novaehollandiae isolate bDroNov1 unplaced genomic scaffold, bDroNov1.hap1 HAP1_SCAFFOLD_41, whole genome shotgun sequence:
- the LOC135326940 gene encoding olfactory receptor 14A16-like, giving the protein FLLFLGIYLAALLGNGLIITAVACDHHLHTPMYFFLLNLSLLDLGSISTTVPKSMVNSLWNTRAISYSGCAAQVFLVFFFFGGEYSLLTVMAYDRYVAICRPLHYGTLMGSRACVKMAAAAWASGFLYALLHTANTFSIPLCQGNTVDQFFCEVPQILKLSCSDSYLREVGLLVVSGCLTFGCFVFIVVSYVQIFTAVLRIPSEQGRHKAFSMCLPHLAMVSLFVSTVMTAYLKPPSISSPALDLVVTVLYSVVPPTLNPLIYSMRNKELKDALRKLSLDGEVNVEVVCHCSDREMVERSFDPELNESSHSESCPGIIENLTAL; this is encoded by the exons ttcctgctcttcctgggcatctacctggctgccctcctgggcaacggcctcatcatcacagccgtagcctgcgaccaccatctccacacccccatgtacttcttcctcctcaacctctccctccttgaccttggctccatctccaccactgtccccaaatccatggtgAATTCCctctggaacaccagggccatttcctactcgggatgtgctgcccaggtcttccttgttttcttcttctttggaggagagtattctctccttacggtcatggcctatgaccgctacgttgccatctgcagacccctgcactatgggaccctcatgggcagcagagcctgtgtcaaaatggcagcagctgcctgggccagtggttttctctatgctctcctgcacactgcgaacaccttttcaataccactctgccaaggcaacacagtggaccagttcttctgtgaggttccccagatcctcaagctctcctgctcagactcctacctcagggaggttgggcttcttgtggttagtggctgtttaaCCTTTGgatgtttcgttttcattgtggtgtcctacgtgcagatcttcactgctgtgctgaggatcccctctgagcagggccggcacaaagccttttccatgtgcctcccgcacctggccatggtctccctgtttgtcagcactgtcatgactgcctacctgaagcctccctccatctcctcgccagctctggatctggtggtgactgttttGTACTCAGTGGTacctccaactctgaaccccctcatctacagcatgaggaacaaggagctgaaggatgccctgaggaaa ctGAGCCTGGATGGGGAAGTGAATGTGGAGGTtgtctgtcactgcagtgaccgtgAGATGGTGGAGAG atcatttgaccctgaattaaatgagtcgtcacactcggaaTCCTGTCCAGGTATTATCGAGAACCTTACGGCACTCTGA